A genomic window from Silene latifolia isolate original U9 population chromosome Y, ASM4854445v1, whole genome shotgun sequence includes:
- the LOC141628816 gene encoding uncharacterized protein LOC141628816 gives MNEPTVNTSAPNTDTPATISPEPETAPHTALGRGHRVKFPNSRLRDYDLGTTNSPSSPDSPDSSSSAALTAGVEPPSFSVAIRDDGWCRTMQQEIVALESNGTWELTDLPPNKKALGCRWVYKIKHQSDGFVERLKARLVVFGNHQVESLDYGETFAPVVKMVTIRTFLAVTAVKNWELHQMDVHNAFLHGDLNEEVYMKLPSGFGHGRAGKVRLHVLIYVDDLVIEGNDSSAISTFKAYLNRCLKMKDLGPLKYFLGIDVARSKDEIFLSQNKKFETEDIVRKILRSHTKKWLQKVTAIEECKDLTTLTYEALMGSLMAREINLDNDAEEKPKAKGLALNALLSDNESDLEEEVPLLSKRIAKIIRKQNQGKFESYKPKKSVSSSSSSRSLSRMGCFKCSERDHQIRNCPKWEEEKTKDKREKSNQEYKRAMIAAVWGESDSEDEEPSENEKDEKFCLRIAEENIELRRNLKNIQKQTADQTVQSELTAENESLVNEIHALTNELDEIKRMHVTSSASYSEIFSKFDRLNNDYNSLFAKNKKLLVVVKNLEIDLSNARNVVAKWEGSTTVLDFLVNQSKNNNKLGLGYDSRSDFRQSDSQYRTVWIPERKVNTPPDCSIQTDASNVEIKRPKPIERDFRKHKYVGLPEYTLCKFCGHTGHGYMRGGSRWYLDSGCSRHMTGNRNQFLSLSAYDGGNVTFGDNKKGEVIGIGKVGKSFSHSIDDVLLGTCELPRNFWAEAVNTACYIRNRVATRSIHKKMPYELLYGRKPNISHFRCFGSKCYVHNNGKNNLGKFDPRSDEAVFIEYSNESKAYKFYNKRTVCFEESVHVIFDETNVINVELQDDDDFQIGFVRDDPPELEVKPSSLEGTGAEHSTNSWEMNRTQTCLVVKNHQVQATLNRQLHRLMRQFRLPNRTESRTVQSTPELETFVPRRWKHQSSHPMDNILTVIHEGVKTRSLLKKICAHYSFLSELEPSNINDALTDPDWVIAMQKEINQFERSKVWHLEPRPRDRSVIGTKWVFRNKLDDAGVIVRNKARLVVQGYNKQEGIDYDETFAPVVKLEAIHLLIAFAAHMGIKLFQMDVKTAFLNGYLQEEVYVEQPPSFLDSNFPNHVYKLDKALYGLKQAPRSWYDRLSKFLIENGFQRGSVDKTLFLKPVKEDLLVVQIYVDDIIFGATNDVLCAYFSNLMQ, from the exons ATGAATGAGCCCACGGTTAATACATCTGCACCCAATACGGATACCCctgctactatttctcccgaaccAGAAACTGCCCCACATACGGCTCTTGGTCGTGGCCATCGGGTCAAGTTCCCGAATTCTCGTCTGAGAGACTATGATCTTGGTACAACTAACAGTCCGTCTTCACCCGACTCACCAGACTCATCATCCTCAG CCGCTTTAACTGCTGGGGTTGAACCTCCCTCTTTCTCGGTGGCTATTCGTGATGATGGTTGGTGTAGGACTATGCAACAAGAAATTGTTGCCCTTGAATCAAATGGGACATGGGAACTAACAGATTTGCCTCCAAATAAAAAGGCACTCGGGTGCCGTTGGGtttacaaaatcaagcatcaatCCGATGGTTTCGTTGAACGATTGAAAGCTCGTCTTGTTGTGTTTGGCAATCACCAGGTCGAGAGTCTTGATTATGGGGAAACTTTTGCTCCCGTAGTCAAAATGGTCACTATTCGCACTTTTCTTGCTGTAACGGCTGTTAAAAATTGGGAATTACACCAGATGGATGTCCATAACGCTTTTCTGCACGGCGACTTAAacgaagaagtttacatgaaattaccTTCGGGCTTTGGTCATGGACGTGCAGGTAAA GTGCGTTTACATGTCCTAATTTATGTTGACGACCTTGTTATTGAGGGTAATGACTCCTCTGCTATTTCCACTTTCAAAGCATATTTAAACCGTTGTTTAAAGATGAAGGATCTAGGCCCTTTGAAATATTTTCTCGGGATTGATGTTGCTCGTAGCAAAGACGAAATTTTCTTAAGTCAAAACAA AAAATTTGAAACTGAGGACATTGTCCGTAAAATTTTAAGAAGTCATACCAAGAAATGGCTACAAAAGGTCACGGCTATTGAAGAGTGTAAGGATTTAACCACTCTCACCTATGAAGCTTTAATGGGATCTCTTATGGCACGCGAAATAAATCTTGATAATGACGCCGAAGAGAAACCCAAAGCTAAGGGTCTAGCCTTGAATGCCCTCTTAAGTGATAATGAAAGTGATCTTGAGGAGGAAGTTCCCTTGCTATCTAAAAGAATTGCCAAAATAATTAGAAAGCAAAATCAAGGAAAGTTCGAAAGTTATAAACCAAAGAAATCTGTTTCTTCGTCTTCCTCATCACGTTCTTTATCTAGAATGGGATGTTTCAAATGCAGTGAACGGGATCATCAGATCCGAAATTGCCCCAAATGGGAAGAAGAAAAAACTAAGGATAAACGTGAAAAGTCTAACCAGGAGTACAAACGTGCAATGATAGCTGCTGTATGGGGTGAGTCCGATTCAGAGGACGAGGAACcttctgaaaatgagaaagatgAGAAGTTCTGCCTACG TATTGCGGAGGAAAATATAGAGTTAAGACGAAATCTGAAGAACATACAGAAACAAACAGCCGACCAGACTGTTCAATCTGAACTCACTGCTGAAAATGAGTCTCTTGTTAACGAAATCCACGCTTTAACAAATGAACTAGATGAGATTAAAAGAATGCATGTTACTAGTTCAGCCTCTTATTCTGAAATTTTTTCTAAGTTTGATAGACTTAATAATGACTATAATTCTCTCTTTGCTAAGAACAAAAAGTTGCTCGTAGTAGTCAAAAATCTTGAAATTGATTTAAGTAATGCGAGAAATGTAGTTGCTAAATGGGAAGGTAGTACTACCGTCCTTGATTTTCTAGTCAATCAATCtaagaacaacaacaaacttGGATTAGGCTACGACTCACGTTCTGATTTCAGACAAAGCGATTCTCAATATCGTACTGTCTGGATCCCTGAACGGAAAGTAAACACTCCTCCCGACTGTTCAATTCAGACTGACGCCAGTAATGTTGAGATTAAAAGACCTAAACCCATTGAGAGAGATTTTCGCAAGCATAAGTACGTGGGTCTACCTGAATACACTCTTTGCAAATTTTGTGGACACACAGGCCAC GGCTATATGAGAGGAGGCAGccgttggtatcttgatagtggatgttcacgACACATGACAGGTAATAGAAACCAATTCCTCTCATTATCGGCCTACGATGGTGGAAATGTGACATTTGGAGACAAcaaaaaaggtgaagtaattggtattggcaaAGTCGGTAAGTCTTTTTCACATTCCATTGATGATGTGCTGCTT Ggaacatg CGAGTTACCtagaaacttttgggccgaagctgtGAACACAGCTTGTTATATTCGTAACCGTGTTGCTACTAGATCTATCCATAAGAAAATGCCTTATGAGCTTCTATATGGGCGAAAGCCAAACATTTCACATTTCCGCTGCTTTGGATCAAAATGCTAtgttcataacaatggcaaaAATAATTTGGGAAAATTTGATCCAAGAAGCGATGAGGCGGTTTTCATTGAATATTCAAACGAAAGCAAGGCCTATAAATTTTACAATAAGAGAACTGTGTGTTTTGAGGAAAGTGTACATGTAATTTTCGATGAAACTAATGTGATTAATGTTGAATTACAGGATGATGATGACTTTCAGATTGGATTTGTAAGAGATGATCCACCTGAACTAGAGGTGAAGCCTTCGTCGTTGGAAGGAACAGGTGCAGAACATTCCACGAATTCATGGGAAATGAACAGAACACAGACCTGTCTAGTCGTGAAAAATCACCAAGTTCAGGCAACTCTGAACAGACAGCTGCACCGTCTAATGAGACAATTCAGGCTTCCA AATCGAACAGAATCAAGGACTGTTCAATCTACACCAGAATTAGAAACATTTGTTCCTCGACGTTGGAAGCATCAAAGTTCACATCCTATGGATAACATCCTGACTGTAATTCATGAGGGAGTCAAAACCAGatctttattaaaaaaaatttgtGCTCATTATTCATTTCTGTCTGAATTAGAACCTTCTAATATTAATGATGCTTTAACGGATCCTGATTGGGTTATTGCTATGCAGAAAGAGATAAATCAATTTGAGCGAAGCAAGGTGTGGCATTTGGAACCACGTCCAAGAGATCGTTCCGTCATAGGAACGAAATGGGTATTTCGAAACAAATTGGATGATGCAGGTGTGATTGTGAGAAATAAGGCTAGACTTGTAGTGCAAGGATACAATAAACaggaagggatcgattatgatgaaacctttgcacccgtGGTAAAACTTGAAGCCATTCATCTCCTTATTGCTTTTGCCGCTCATATGGGTATCAAACtctttcaaatggatgttaagaccGCGTTTCTTAATGGCTATTTGCAAGAGGAAGTATATGTTGAACAACCTCCCAGTTTTTTAGATAGTAATTTTCCTAATCATGTGTATAAATTAGATAAGGCActttatggtcttaaacaagcacctaggtcATGGTATGATAGACTATCAAAGttccttattgaaaatggttttcaAAGAGGATCCGTTGATAAAACACTATTTCTAAAACCGGTGAAAGAGGACTTATTAGTTGTTCAAATTTATGTAGATGATAtcatttttggagcaactaatgATGTTTTATGTGCATATTTTTCCAATCTTATGCAATAG
- the LOC141628817 gene encoding uncharacterized protein LOC141628817, with product MTKEGEHTSGSGKPGLHPVYSVTNILHKVRMLDGVKITYSSWVKLFLLHAKGYKVSHHIDDTRPPAKADPTYSDWCEIDAHVLQWIYGSLSDDLLLRVLESESTAYEAWTRLENHFLNNKGSRASALENEFTNLSLKKMASLDEYCQKLKDLAAQLNVVDSPVTDKRLVIQLVRGLPSEYDTVGAFINQTMPSFEDARGMLQLEEQRQSSRSDSESAMALAAPVNPQG from the coding sequence ATGACGAAGGAAGGAGAGCACACGTCCGGATCCGGCAAGCCCGGACTCCATCCCGTTTACTCCGTCACCAACATCCTCCACAAGGTTCGTATGCTTGATGGTGTCAAAATTACCTACTCATCTTGGGTTAAATTGTTCCTTCTCCATGCTAAAGGCTATAAGGTTTCCCATCACATCGATGACACCAGACCTCCGGCGAAAGCTGATCCAACGTACTCCGATTGGTGCGAAATTGATGCACACGTGCTTCAATGGATTTATGGATCTCTATCAGACGATCTCCTCCTTCGGGTACTCGAGAGCGAATCCACGGCCTACGAGGCTTGGACTCGTCTCGAAAATCACTTTCTCAATAATAAAGGATCTCGTGCCTCGGCGTTGGAGAATGAATTTACAAACCTGTCGCTCAAGAAGATGGCCTCGTTGGATGAATACTGTCAGAAATTGAAAGACTTGGCGGCTCAACTTAATGTTGTTGACAGTCCGGTTACTGATAAAAGGTTAGTCATTCAATTGGTGCGCGGTCTTCCGTCTGAGTATGATACTGTTGGTGCGTTTATAAATCAGACTATGCCATCGTTTGAAGATGCCCGGGGTATGTTACAATTGGAGGAACAACGACAATCCTCTCGGTCTGACTCCGAGAGTGCCATGGCACTTGCTGCTCCCGTCAACCCACAGGGCTAG